In a genomic window of Occallatibacter riparius:
- a CDS encoding UbiA family prenyltransferase → MPIPDAISRVPVARPTLAARLAAHAQIMRLDHSMKNIFVIPGIVVPLSVLRSSALSWTLGRNIAVGFVATTLIACSNYVVNEVLDAPFDRLHPVKKSRPAALGLVNVPAAYVQWVVMMLVGMALAFTISAPFAWTAAALWIMGCVYNIPPARTKDKVYLDVLTESVNNPLRLLLGWFMVTSTLVPPASLLLCYWMAGCYLMALKRFSEFREIGDAEVAGAYRKSFRHYTQVSLLSSVTFYAAAAMLFFGAFIMRYRIELILVFPLVALIMSTYFKMAFEPHSAVQNPEKLYRQPLLMVEISALSCAIIALLYFDIPRLAQILSPTLPSALGH, encoded by the coding sequence ATGCCCATTCCAGACGCCATTTCCCGCGTACCCGTTGCCCGTCCCACTCTTGCGGCTCGACTGGCGGCGCACGCGCAGATCATGCGGCTGGATCACTCGATGAAGAACATCTTTGTGATCCCGGGAATTGTGGTGCCGCTTAGCGTGCTGCGTTCGTCGGCGCTGTCATGGACGCTGGGGCGGAATATCGCAGTGGGCTTTGTGGCCACAACGTTGATTGCGTGCAGCAATTACGTGGTGAACGAGGTGCTTGATGCGCCGTTCGACAGGCTGCATCCGGTGAAGAAATCGAGGCCGGCTGCGCTAGGCCTGGTGAACGTGCCGGCCGCGTATGTGCAGTGGGTTGTGATGATGCTGGTGGGAATGGCGCTGGCGTTCACGATCTCCGCTCCGTTTGCATGGACGGCCGCGGCCCTGTGGATCATGGGCTGCGTTTACAACATTCCTCCGGCACGGACGAAGGACAAGGTTTACCTGGATGTGCTGACCGAATCGGTGAACAATCCGCTGCGGTTGTTGCTGGGCTGGTTCATGGTGACGTCGACGCTGGTGCCGCCTGCGTCGCTGCTGCTCTGCTACTGGATGGCGGGATGTTATCTGATGGCGCTGAAACGATTCAGTGAGTTCCGCGAGATTGGCGACGCTGAGGTTGCGGGCGCATATCGGAAGTCGTTCCGGCACTACACGCAGGTTTCGCTATTGAGTTCGGTGACGTTCTATGCGGCGGCGGCGATGCTGTTTTTTGGTGCGTTCATCATGCGGTACCGGATCGAGCTGATCCTGGTGTTCCCGCTGGTGGCGCTGATCATGTCGACCTATTTCAAGATGGCATTTGAGCCGCACAGCGCGGTACAGAATCCGGAGAAGCTTTATCGGCAGCCGCTGCTGATGGTTGAGATCAGCGCGCTTTCGTGCGCGATTATCGCGCTTCTGTACTTCGATATTCCACGGCTGGCGCAGATTCTCTCTCCTACTTTGCCGAGCGCGTTGGGGCATTGA
- the asd gene encoding aspartate-semialdehyde dehydrogenase: MRNKYPIGILGATGMVGQRYIQLLEDHPWFEVAWLAASDRSSGKPYGEAAKWRLDTPLPERIAKMTVSPADPDGAPKIIFSSIDAPIARDLEPKFADAGCAVLSNSSAFRMTPNVPLVIPEVNAEHLHLIEEQPSRKASGGYMVTNPNCSTIGLVMALKPLEERFGIEKIFVTTMQAVSGAGYPGVASMDILDNVVPYIGSEEEKMEAETLKLLGKLEGHGVTPLAAGITAHCNRVPVIDGHTECVSIQFKRKATAEEILAAWDEYKPLAGKDLPFAPKQPVQFSALPDRPQPRLDRNREKGMAVTVGRLRPCNLLDWKFVLLSHNTVRGAAGATILNAELLASLGKLETLAAAHA; encoded by the coding sequence ATGCGAAACAAATATCCAATTGGCATTCTTGGGGCCACCGGAATGGTGGGCCAGCGCTACATTCAGCTACTTGAAGACCACCCCTGGTTCGAGGTGGCGTGGCTTGCAGCCAGCGACCGCTCCAGCGGCAAACCCTACGGCGAAGCCGCCAAATGGCGTCTCGATACCCCCCTGCCCGAGCGCATCGCCAAAATGACCGTCTCCCCGGCCGACCCCGACGGGGCACCCAAGATCATCTTCTCCAGCATCGATGCGCCCATCGCCCGCGACCTCGAGCCCAAGTTCGCCGATGCCGGCTGCGCCGTTCTGTCGAACTCAAGCGCATTCCGTATGACTCCGAACGTGCCCCTGGTCATTCCCGAGGTCAACGCCGAACACCTCCATCTGATCGAGGAGCAGCCCTCGCGTAAAGCTTCCGGTGGCTATATGGTCACCAATCCCAACTGCTCCACCATCGGCCTGGTCATGGCGCTCAAGCCTCTTGAAGAGCGCTTCGGCATCGAGAAAATCTTCGTGACCACCATGCAGGCCGTCAGCGGTGCCGGCTACCCAGGCGTGGCCTCCATGGACATCCTCGACAACGTCGTGCCCTACATCGGCAGCGAAGAAGAGAAGATGGAAGCCGAGACCTTGAAGCTCCTCGGCAAGCTCGAAGGCCACGGCGTGACTCCGCTCGCCGCCGGCATTACCGCGCACTGCAACCGCGTGCCGGTAATCGACGGACACACGGAATGCGTTTCGATCCAGTTCAAGCGCAAGGCCACGGCCGAAGAGATCCTGGCAGCCTGGGATGAGTACAAGCCACTCGCCGGCAAAGACCTGCCCTTCGCGCCCAAGCAGCCCGTGCAGTTCTCCGCCCTGCCCGATCGCCCGCAACCGCGTCTCGACCGGAATCGCGAAAAAGGCATGGCCGTCACCGTGGGCCGTCTGCGTCCCTGCAATCTGCTGGACTGGAAGTTCGTGCTGCTTTCGCACAACACCGTACGCGGCGCCGCCGGCGCAACCATACTGAATGCGGAACTGCTGGCAAGCCTCGGCAAGCTCGAGACGCTCGCGGCCGCGCACGCATAA